GTGATTATGAAAGTGCTTCAGTCAATACAGGCACAATTTGCTTCTTACGCGAAACGATACCTTTTAACAATGCCGCATTATTAGTGAACGCTACATTAAATGCAGATCCTGCACGTTCAGCTTCTTTTCCTAATGCAATGATGACGGAATCGCTATTGATGATATCCGTTACAACGAATAGGAATAAGTCTAGCTCTTTTTGCTTGATTACTTCATTTAATTCCGCTTCCAGTTCATCTTGTCGACCAAGAATATCTTGTAAGTCTACTGCATTGACTTGTGCAATTTCCATTTTCACATCGCCGAAAATAAATTCTTTCGAATCCAGATTAGCTAAATCCTTTACAGGTACCGAACTTAAGTCTGCTCCAGCTTTCAACATGTTCAAACCGTAGACAGCAGCATCGACTTCTGCAATTGCAGCTAGCTCTTCAGCTGCTGCCTGGTCTTGATCTGTAAACGTTGGCGATTTGAATAATAATGAATCCGATACGATTGCAGATAGCATTAAACCTGCAATGTTCTTTGGAATTTCAACGCCATGCTCCTTGAATAATTTGTTCAAAATCGTTGCCGTACATCCAACTGGCTCCGCACGGTAATACAATGGATCGTTTGTTTGGAAGTTCGCGATACGGTGGTGATCAATCACTTCCAACACTTGTACATCCTCCAAGTCATCTACACTTTGTTGTCTCTCATTATGATCGACTAGGATGACTTGAGATGTTTCAGGTGCTGCTTTTTCAATGAAGCGTGGTGCTTCAAAACCGAAAGTTTCTAGCGCATATGCTGTTTCTTTTGTAATATTCCCTAGACGAACAGCTTCTGCGTCCATTCCGATTTGTTGCTTAAGATAAGCATACGTAATTGCAGATGCGATGGAATCTGTATCTGGGTTTTTATGCCCGATGACTAACACTTTTGACATGATTTAATTCCTCCTATTTCACTATGTTTACTAACTATATTCTACCACACTATTCAGGATTGACTAGTGGGAAATAGTAAAGACTGTATTTCTTCCTTATTGTGAAGAAAATCTGCAATCGTGTAACGGTCTAATACAGCGAAGTAAGCTTGAAGTGCTTCGTATAATACCCCTCTTAGCCGGCAGGCTTGAGACAACACGCACATATTTTTGCTTGGATCAAAACATTCGACTAGATGGAAATCGTCTTCTGTTTTTCGAACTAGTTCGCCTACATTAATGCTATTTGGATCTACACTGAGACGGATTCCGCCACCACGACCGCGAGTGGTTTCGATCAATTCCAGTTTTCCTAACTCATGGACTATTTTGGTGAGGTGATTTTTTGAAATTTGATAAGCATCCGAAATTTCTTGAACAGTGGACAGTTCATCCGATTGCTTGGAAGCTAAAAAAATCAGAACACGCAGCGAATAATCTGTATACATCGTTAAACGCATAATATCACCACTTTCTACTCTTACTTCATTATAGCATTTTCAATTGAAAAATCATTCATTGACACTGAGTGTCACGTGTAAAAGCCTGGCTACTTTTTGAATAGAATGTGACAACATTCACATTTTATTTTTAAACATGTATATAATATATAGCTTTTAAATTTCAAATGATTTATGATAGAGATATCAAATACGGAGAGGTTGTGCATGATCCATGTTAGATCAAAAAACTATTGACGTTATCAAATCCACAGTACCAGTATTAGAGGAACACGGAACAGCTATTACTACAGTATTTTACAAAAATATGTTTGTAGCTCATCCCGAACTACTAGATATATTCAACCACGTTAATCAATCTCAAGGACGTCAGCAGACAGCTCTTGCAAACACAGTATACGCAGCAGCGCAACATATTGATAACCTAGAAGCCATTCTACCGGTTGTTGTACAAATCGCACACAAACACGTGTCTCTCGGAATCTTGCCGGAACATTATCCAATTGTCGGAGAGTATCTGTTAAAAGCTATTAAAGAAGTACTTGGCGATGCAGCGACTCCTGAGATTATGGATGCATGGGAAGCAGCTTACGGTGTGATTGCTGGCGCGTTCATTGGCGTAGAAAAAGATATGTATGAGAATACAGAACAAGCCGACGGCGGCTGGCGCTTATTCAAAGACTTCGAAATCGTTGACAAAGTAGATGAAAGTGATGTTATTACTTCATTTTACTTAAAACCAGTTGACGGAAAAAAATTACCATACTACTTGCCAGGACAATACATTACAATTCGCTTGGAAATCCCAGGCGCGAAAAACATTGTCAACCGTCAGTACAGCTTGTCTCAAAAGTCAAACGACGAGACTTTCCGTATCTCGGTTAAACGCGAAGATACATTATCACCAAACGGCGTAGTTTCTTGCTATTTACACGAAAGTGCAAGTGTTGGCGACATTATAGAAGTTAGTGCACCAGCAGGTGACTTCTACTTAGATCCTACTGGCACAACACCTGTTACATTAATCAGTGGTGGAGTTGGTATTACACCAATGAAAGCTATGTATTCAACCATTGCAGACTTGTCTCCAGAACGCGAAGTCGCATTCTTGCACTCTGCACGTACACGTAATCAGCAAGCATTTGCGAGTAAACTAGAGCAAATAAATGCAAAACTTCCAAACTCTACGTATAAAGCCCTTTATTCAGAAGAGGGAGACGGAATTATCACACGTGAGTTCCTAGAAAAACACGTGATTGCAGGCAGTGATGTCTATGTATGTGGACCAACTGGTTTCATGGAGTTCGTACTTCAACAACTTACTGCTATGGGCGTACCTGAAGATAAACTCCACTTCGAGTTCTTCGGCCCTGCTGTGGCACTTCAATTACAATCTGTTTAAGCATAAACAACCCCGCGAAATCATTCGCGGGGGTATTTTTATATTCTCTTTGGCATACGAATCGATGCCATAATGAGTGCAGCTACTAAAAACAGACCTAAATAACCGACAACTGGATATAGTGTATTGACCAATTTCGTGAATCCAAAAAAACTTAAAGCATAGCCCACGACTAGTGAAAATGCTACGAATAACTTAAACTTCATTGTTCCACCTGGAATGAATCGAGCACCAAACGCATAGAACATACTGACTGCTGTATTGAAGATCATACCGTATAAAATAACCGCCATGAAAATTGCAAAGATCGGTGAAATATTATTGATAATCGCAAGCATCGGCAGATCTGATCCTGCAACGTTTTCCACCTGTGAAAAAATCGCCAAGTGACTTAACAGTATTAAAATACCTAACATAAGGCCACCTACGAATCCACCTCGTGCTGCAATCTTTTCATCTTTTTCTGCACCGCCCATAACAATTGCCATCGAAGCACCTACCGCAATATTAAATGACACATAGTTAATAGCAGATATGAACCAATTCGGCAATGTCGTAGGCAATGCTTGTGCAACTGGATCAAGAATCGCGAATGTTGTATCCATCGTGACGATACTGTAAACGGATACGGCAACTATTGTAATAATTAAAAACGGTGTTACACTTCCGATTACAGCCACCACTTTATCTACGTTTAATAATATCGTCAAGAACACCAAAACTATCATAAGCAAACTGCCTACAAATGTCGGTAAGCCAAATTGCTGATGTAGGTTGGCACCGGCACCCGCCAGCATTACTACACCCACGCCAAATAGTGTAAAGATAATAATGCCATCTACTATTACACCTAAATAGCGCCCACTGATTTTGTAAATCACGTCTTTGTGTGAAGGTGTTCGCATTCGACTTCCTAGACGTGTTAATGTCATTCCCAAGTAAGCGAACAGTGCTGTACAAATCACTGCGCCAATCATACCTAAATAACCGAAACTCGTAAAATACGTCATGATTTCATTACCGGAAGCAAATCCTGCTCCTACGATAATTCCAATAAACGCACTGCCCATTTTCAATATTCTTTTCATAATTTCCCCTATTCTTCTCTGTAACCAAACAAATTTGAGATGTTCGTTCGTCTATTTTCTATATTTTGAGACGAACGGGTTGTCTTTTTCATAAAAACGCCAAGGATAATACACGGCTTCACCC
This window of the Sporosarcina ureae genome carries:
- a CDS encoding RrF2 family transcriptional regulator; its protein translation is MRLTMYTDYSLRVLIFLASKQSDELSTVQEISDAYQISKNHLTKIVHELGKLELIETTRGRGGGIRLSVDPNSINVGELVRKTEDDFHLVECFDPSKNMCVLSQACRLRGVLYEALQAYFAVLDRYTIADFLHNKEEIQSLLFPTSQS
- the hmpA gene encoding NO-inducible flavohemoprotein, which produces MLDQKTIDVIKSTVPVLEEHGTAITTVFYKNMFVAHPELLDIFNHVNQSQGRQQTALANTVYAAAQHIDNLEAILPVVVQIAHKHVSLGILPEHYPIVGEYLLKAIKEVLGDAATPEIMDAWEAAYGVIAGAFIGVEKDMYENTEQADGGWRLFKDFEIVDKVDESDVITSFYLKPVDGKKLPYYLPGQYITIRLEIPGAKNIVNRQYSLSQKSNDETFRISVKREDTLSPNGVVSCYLHESASVGDIIEVSAPAGDFYLDPTGTTPVTLISGGVGITPMKAMYSTIADLSPEREVAFLHSARTRNQQAFASKLEQINAKLPNSTYKALYSEEGDGIITREFLEKHVIAGSDVYVCGPTGFMEFVLQQLTAMGVPEDKLHFEFFGPAVALQLQSV
- a CDS encoding manganese-dependent inorganic pyrophosphatase — its product is MSKVLVIGHKNPDTDSIASAITYAYLKQQIGMDAEAVRLGNITKETAYALETFGFEAPRFIEKAAPETSQVILVDHNERQQSVDDLEDVQVLEVIDHHRIANFQTNDPLYYRAEPVGCTATILNKLFKEHGVEIPKNIAGLMLSAIVSDSLLFKSPTFTDQDQAAAEELAAIAEVDAAVYGLNMLKAGADLSSVPVKDLANLDSKEFIFGDVKMEIAQVNAVDLQDILGRQDELEAELNEVIKQKELDLFLFVVTDIINSDSVIIALGKEAERAGSAFNVAFTNNAALLKGIVSRKKQIVPVLTEALS